The proteins below come from a single uncultured Carboxylicivirga sp. genomic window:
- a CDS encoding threonyl-tRNA synthetase editing domain-containing protein: MRVLIFYTKSFSYTPQVKNLESAPDPGEAKSFEDCLLACIQIEETDEQKDVKSREKKLVNHLKWAARKNNTQRIVLHSFAHLGESKANVEFTKQVFDAAQKRLENTEHEVAQTPFGYFLDLNINAPGFSLARIWAEL; encoded by the coding sequence ATGCGCGTACTTATCTTTTACACTAAATCGTTTAGCTATACCCCTCAAGTAAAAAATCTGGAGAGTGCTCCCGATCCGGGCGAAGCCAAATCATTTGAAGACTGCCTGCTTGCCTGTATTCAAATTGAAGAAACCGATGAACAAAAAGATGTAAAAAGCCGTGAAAAGAAACTGGTAAACCATTTAAAATGGGCCGCACGTAAGAATAACACCCAGCGAATAGTACTGCATTCTTTTGCGCATTTGGGAGAATCGAAAGCCAATGTTGAATTTACTAAACAGGTATTTGATGCCGCTCAAAAACGATTGGAGAATACCGAGCACGAAGTTGCTCAAACACCATTCGGTTATTTTCTTGATTTGAATATTAATGCTCCCGGATTTTCGCTGGCACGCATTTGGGCAGAACTGTAA
- a CDS encoding GNAT family N-acetyltransferase, translating into MNEIYWNLPLIEWIGYLASTLVFISLSLSSLVKLRIYNFIGSSIFSFYGFYIGALPVGIMNLLIALFNIYYLRFLLFKKELFSLVRANADDEFLRHYLLYHFKDIGNYFPEFNLNFKKQNSQILLALRDAKVAGVFIVEEAKNGRSEIVLDYVTPEYRDYKTGRFLLQKYREQFAEESTRSLVCESSNKTHIRYLKKMGFEQVGEQEYILQL; encoded by the coding sequence ATGAACGAAATATACTGGAACCTTCCGTTAATTGAATGGATTGGTTATTTGGCATCAACATTGGTTTTTATCTCATTGAGTTTATCCTCTTTGGTAAAACTTCGTATTTATAATTTTATTGGATCATCCATCTTTTCGTTTTATGGTTTTTACATTGGTGCTCTGCCAGTAGGTATTATGAATCTTTTAATAGCGCTATTTAATATTTACTATTTACGTTTTTTATTGTTTAAGAAAGAACTATTTAGTTTGGTTAGAGCAAATGCTGATGATGAGTTTCTACGTCATTATTTATTGTACCATTTTAAAGATATAGGTAACTATTTTCCAGAATTCAATCTCAATTTTAAAAAGCAAAACAGTCAGATTTTATTGGCCTTACGTGATGCAAAAGTGGCGGGTGTGTTTATTGTTGAAGAGGCTAAAAATGGTCGATCTGAAATAGTTTTAGACTATGTTACGCCTGAGTATCGCGACTATAAAACAGGCCGATTCTTGTTGCAGAAATACCGTGAGCAATTTGCGGAAGAAAGTACTCGTAGCTTAGTGTGTGAGTCGAGTAATAAAACTCACATTCGTTATTTAAAAAAGATGGGATTTGAGCAAGTAGGAGAGCAGGAATATATTTTACAGTTGTAG